The Populus nigra chromosome 19, ddPopNigr1.1, whole genome shotgun sequence genome includes a window with the following:
- the LOC133679638 gene encoding molybdopterin biosynthesis protein CNX1 isoform X1, which produces MISAEEALQTILKVAQRLPPVSVPLHDALGKVLAEDIRAPDPLPPYPASVKDGYAVIASDGPGEYPVITESRAGNDGLGVTLTPGTVAYVTTGGPIPDGADAVVQVEDTRKVKDPLVERVKIMVQTRKGVDIRPVGCDIEKDVVVLKCGERLGVSEIGLLATVGVMMVKVYPMPTIAVLSTGDELVEPTNGVLNRGQIRDSNRAMLLAAAIQQQCKILDLGIARDDKEELERILDKAFSAGIHILLTSGGVSMGDRDFVKPLLENRGTVHFNKVCMKPGKPLTFAEINSKPADNIASGKILAFGLPGNPVSCLVCFHLFVVPAIRLVAGCANPHLLRVQACLHQPIKADPVRPEFHRAIIRWKANDGSGNPGFVAESTGHQMSSRLLSMKSANALLELPATGSVIPAGTSVSAIIISDLTSTSSSEIGLSSDAASSAQRNTCRETIAGETLNGEFKVAILTVSDTVASGAGPDRSGPRAVSVVNSSSEKLGARVVSTAVVPDDVSKIKAVVQKWSDTDRMDLILTLGGTGFSPRDVTPEATKELIEKETPGLLYVMMQESLKVTPFAMLSRSAAGIRGSTLIINMPGNPNAVAECVEALLPALKHALKQIKGDKREKHPRHIPHAEAEPVDTWERSHKLASGNHTEPGCSCSH; this is translated from the exons ATGATATCAGCAGAGGAAGCTCTCCAAACCATTCTCAAAGTCGCTCAGCGTCTGCCACCTGTTTCCGTTCCACTTCACGACGCTCTTGGCAAAGTCCTCGCCGAAGATATTCGCGCCCCCGATCCTCTCCCTCCTTATCCTGCCTCAGTCAag gaTGGATATGCAGTGATAGCATCAGACGGACCCGGAGAATATCCGGTTATAACAGAATCAAGAGCCGGAAATGATGGACTTGGTGTTACCTTAACTCCTGGAACCGTTGCTTATGTTACTACCGGAG gaCCGATACCTGATGGAGCGGACGCAGTTGTCCAGGTTGAGGATACCAGAAAGGTCAAAGACCCTTTGGTTGAGCGAGTGAAAATAATGGTACAGACTCGCAAAGGCGTTGATATTCGTCCTGTG GGATGTGACATTGAGAAAGATGTTGTGGTATTAAAATGTGGAGAAAGATTAGGTGTTTCGGAGATTGGGTTGCTTGCTACTGTTGGTGTAATGATGGTGAAG GTATATCCTATGCCTACGATTGCGGTGCTTTCTACTGGAGATGAACTCGTGGAGCCAACAAATGGTGTTCTAAATCGTGGCCAG ATTAGGGACTCCAACCGTGCTATGTTACTGGCAGCTGCAATACAGCAGCAATGCAAGATTCTCGACCTTGGAATTGCTCGAGATGACAAGGAAGAACTTGAGAGGATCCTGGATAAAGCCTTTTCTGCTGGGATTCACATTCTTCTGACTTCTGGTGGTGTTTCCATGGGAGACAGGGATTTTGTGAAACCATTGCTCGAAAACAGAGGGACCGTACATTTTAACAAG GTTTGCATGAAGCCAGGGAAACCTTTGACATTTGCAGAAATCAACTCGAAACCAGCTGACAATATTGCATCAGGGAAAATTCTGGCTTTTGGATTGCCTGGAAATCCAGTGAGCTGTCTAGTTTGTTTCCATCTCTTTGTAGTCCCTGCCATCCGCCTTGTTGCTGGATGTGCAAATCCTCATCTTCTGAG AGTGCAGGCTTGTCTTCACCAGCCCATAAAGGCAGATCCAGTGCGACCGGAATTTCATCGTGCAATTATTAGATGGAAGGCCAATGATGGATCAGGCAATCCTGG ATTTGTTGCTGAGAGCACTGGTCATCAAATGAGCAGTCGGCTTTTAAGTATGAAATCAGCTAATGCTTTATTGGAGTTGCCCGCAACAGGCAGTGTGATTCCTGCCGGAACTTCTGTCTCAGCCATCATAATTTCTGATTTAACTAGTACTTCTAGTAGCGAGATTGGCTTATCATCAGATGCAGCTTCTTCAGCACAGAGAAATACTTGTAGAGAAACAATTGCTGGTGAGACCTTGAATGGTGAGTTCAAAGTTGCTATTTTAACAGTGAGTGACACTGTTGCATCAGGGGCTGGGCCTGATCGAAG TGGCCCCAGGGCAGTGTCAGTTGTAAATTCCTCATCAGAAAAATTAGGAGCAAGAGTAGTTTCAACAGCTGTTGTCCCAGATGATGTGAGCAAAATCAAGGCTGTTGTGCAGAAATGGAGTGATACTGATAGAATGGATCTCATTCTTACCTTAG gTGGCACTGGCTTTAGCCCGAGAGATGTGACTCCTGAAGCAACCAAGGAGTTAATTGAGAAGGAAACACCGGGCCTTCTATATGTCATGATGCAAGAGAGTTTAAAG GTGACGCCTTTTGCTATGCTATCACGATCTGCAGCAGGAATAAGAGGCTCAACATTG ATCATCAATATGCCTGGGAATCCTAATGCGGTTGCAGAATGCGTGGAGGCTTTGTTGCCTGCTCTCAAGCATGCACTAAAGCAGATCAAGGGAGACAAGAGAGAGAAACATCCTCGTCACATTCCTCATGCAGAAGCAGAACCTGTAGATACATGGGAACGCAGCCATAAGCTGGCCTCTGGCAACCACACGGAGCCCGGCTGTTCATGTTCCCATTAA
- the LOC133679638 gene encoding molybdopterin biosynthesis protein CNX1 isoform X2, whose product MISAEEALQTILKVAQRLPPVSVPLHDALGKVLAEDIRAPDPLPPYPASVKDGYAVIASDGPGEYPVITESRAGNDGLGVTLTPGTVAYVTTGGPIPDGADAVVQVEDTRKVKDPLVERVKIMGCDIEKDVVVLKCGERLGVSEIGLLATVGVMMVKVYPMPTIAVLSTGDELVEPTNGVLNRGQIRDSNRAMLLAAAIQQQCKILDLGIARDDKEELERILDKAFSAGIHILLTSGGVSMGDRDFVKPLLENRGTVHFNKVCMKPGKPLTFAEINSKPADNIASGKILAFGLPGNPVSCLVCFHLFVVPAIRLVAGCANPHLLRVQACLHQPIKADPVRPEFHRAIIRWKANDGSGNPGFVAESTGHQMSSRLLSMKSANALLELPATGSVIPAGTSVSAIIISDLTSTSSSEIGLSSDAASSAQRNTCRETIAGETLNGEFKVAILTVSDTVASGAGPDRSGPRAVSVVNSSSEKLGARVVSTAVVPDDVSKIKAVVQKWSDTDRMDLILTLGGTGFSPRDVTPEATKELIEKETPGLLYVMMQESLKVTPFAMLSRSAAGIRGSTLIINMPGNPNAVAECVEALLPALKHALKQIKGDKREKHPRHIPHAEAEPVDTWERSHKLASGNHTEPGCSCSH is encoded by the exons ATGATATCAGCAGAGGAAGCTCTCCAAACCATTCTCAAAGTCGCTCAGCGTCTGCCACCTGTTTCCGTTCCACTTCACGACGCTCTTGGCAAAGTCCTCGCCGAAGATATTCGCGCCCCCGATCCTCTCCCTCCTTATCCTGCCTCAGTCAag gaTGGATATGCAGTGATAGCATCAGACGGACCCGGAGAATATCCGGTTATAACAGAATCAAGAGCCGGAAATGATGGACTTGGTGTTACCTTAACTCCTGGAACCGTTGCTTATGTTACTACCGGAG gaCCGATACCTGATGGAGCGGACGCAGTTGTCCAGGTTGAGGATACCAGAAAGGTCAAAGACCCTTTGGTTGAGCGAGTGAAAATAATG GGATGTGACATTGAGAAAGATGTTGTGGTATTAAAATGTGGAGAAAGATTAGGTGTTTCGGAGATTGGGTTGCTTGCTACTGTTGGTGTAATGATGGTGAAG GTATATCCTATGCCTACGATTGCGGTGCTTTCTACTGGAGATGAACTCGTGGAGCCAACAAATGGTGTTCTAAATCGTGGCCAG ATTAGGGACTCCAACCGTGCTATGTTACTGGCAGCTGCAATACAGCAGCAATGCAAGATTCTCGACCTTGGAATTGCTCGAGATGACAAGGAAGAACTTGAGAGGATCCTGGATAAAGCCTTTTCTGCTGGGATTCACATTCTTCTGACTTCTGGTGGTGTTTCCATGGGAGACAGGGATTTTGTGAAACCATTGCTCGAAAACAGAGGGACCGTACATTTTAACAAG GTTTGCATGAAGCCAGGGAAACCTTTGACATTTGCAGAAATCAACTCGAAACCAGCTGACAATATTGCATCAGGGAAAATTCTGGCTTTTGGATTGCCTGGAAATCCAGTGAGCTGTCTAGTTTGTTTCCATCTCTTTGTAGTCCCTGCCATCCGCCTTGTTGCTGGATGTGCAAATCCTCATCTTCTGAG AGTGCAGGCTTGTCTTCACCAGCCCATAAAGGCAGATCCAGTGCGACCGGAATTTCATCGTGCAATTATTAGATGGAAGGCCAATGATGGATCAGGCAATCCTGG ATTTGTTGCTGAGAGCACTGGTCATCAAATGAGCAGTCGGCTTTTAAGTATGAAATCAGCTAATGCTTTATTGGAGTTGCCCGCAACAGGCAGTGTGATTCCTGCCGGAACTTCTGTCTCAGCCATCATAATTTCTGATTTAACTAGTACTTCTAGTAGCGAGATTGGCTTATCATCAGATGCAGCTTCTTCAGCACAGAGAAATACTTGTAGAGAAACAATTGCTGGTGAGACCTTGAATGGTGAGTTCAAAGTTGCTATTTTAACAGTGAGTGACACTGTTGCATCAGGGGCTGGGCCTGATCGAAG TGGCCCCAGGGCAGTGTCAGTTGTAAATTCCTCATCAGAAAAATTAGGAGCAAGAGTAGTTTCAACAGCTGTTGTCCCAGATGATGTGAGCAAAATCAAGGCTGTTGTGCAGAAATGGAGTGATACTGATAGAATGGATCTCATTCTTACCTTAG gTGGCACTGGCTTTAGCCCGAGAGATGTGACTCCTGAAGCAACCAAGGAGTTAATTGAGAAGGAAACACCGGGCCTTCTATATGTCATGATGCAAGAGAGTTTAAAG GTGACGCCTTTTGCTATGCTATCACGATCTGCAGCAGGAATAAGAGGCTCAACATTG ATCATCAATATGCCTGGGAATCCTAATGCGGTTGCAGAATGCGTGGAGGCTTTGTTGCCTGCTCTCAAGCATGCACTAAAGCAGATCAAGGGAGACAAGAGAGAGAAACATCCTCGTCACATTCCTCATGCAGAAGCAGAACCTGTAGATACATGGGAACGCAGCCATAAGCTGGCCTCTGGCAACCACACGGAGCCCGGCTGTTCATGTTCCCATTAA